In one Nicotiana tomentosiformis chromosome 6, ASM39032v3, whole genome shotgun sequence genomic region, the following are encoded:
- the LOC138893905 gene encoding uncharacterized protein, with the protein MDPLKYIFQKPMPTGKLAKWQIFLSEFNNIYVTQRAVKGQALADHLAENPVHGEYEPLKMYFPDEEVSFVGEDITEAYDGWRMFFDGAANFKGVGIGAVLRFTKIEFKHVPRIQNKFSYALATLSSMIQHPNKNFIDPIPIGIHKQPVYYAHVEEESDGNPWFHDIKEYLAKGEYPEHATHIQKRTLRRLANHFFQSGGILYRRTADLGLLQCVDAKEASRLLKEIHAGTCGPHMNGFVLAKKILRAGYFWMTMETDCIRYVQKRHQYQIHADMIRVPPNELNATSASWPFSVEAASYKAVTKKVVAGFVRDCIVCRFGVPESIITDNVTTLNSDLMKAMCETFMIKHKNSTAYRPQMNGDVEAANKNIKKILRKMVDNYKQWHEKLPFALLGYCTMIRTSTGATLYLLVYRTEVVIPTEVEIPCLRIIQEVALSDAEWV; encoded by the exons atggacccgttgaaatacatcttccagaaacccatgcctaccgGAAAGTTGGCAAAATGGCAAATATTTCTAAGTGAGTTCAACAACATCTATGTAACTCAAAgggcagtcaaagggcaagcattggcagatcatttggcagaaaatcctgtacacggagaatacgaaccattgaaaatgtattttcccgatgaggaaGTATCATTTGTGGGAGAAGACATCACTGAAGCatacgatggttggaggatgttcttcgacggagccgcgaacttcaaaggagtaggtattggagctgtctta aggttcacgaagatagaattcaaacatgttccgaggatTCAGAATAAGTTCTCATATgcattggccactctatcttccatgatacaacacccaaacaagaatttcatcgaccctatcccaataggaattcataagcaacCAGTTTattatgctcatgttgaagaagaaagtgatggaaatccatggttccatgacatcaaagaatacttggcaaaaggagaataCCCGGAGCACGCAACTCATATTCAGAAACGCACACTCCGAAGGTTAGCCAACCACTTCTTTCAAAGCGGAGGGATTTTGTACAGAAGGACTGCTGACCTGGGGTTATTAcagtgtgtcgatgccaaggaagcatccagattgctcaaggaaatacatgccggaacttgcgggcCGCACATGAATGGTTTTGTCTtagccaagaaaatactaagagcagggtatttctggatgaccatggagacagactgcatcaggtatgtccagaagcgtcaccaatatcagatacatgctgacatgatacgagtgccacccaatgaactcaatgcaacaagtgcatcGTGGCCTTTCTCC gttgaagctgcatcttacaaagctgtaaccaagaagGTCGTCGCAGGCTTTGTTCGGGATTGCATTGTTTGCCGGTTCGGGGTTCCagaatcaatcatcaccgacaacgtcACCACTCTTAATAGTGATTTAATGAAGGCTATGTGTGAAACTTTCatgatcaagcataagaattccacagcatataggccgcaaatgaatggagatgtagaagccgccaacaagaacatcaaaaaaatattgaggaagatggtagataattacaaacaatggcacgagaagctaccatttgctttgCTTGGATATTGTACCATgattcgcacatcaactggggcaactctttATTTATTGGTTTACCGTACTGAAGTGGTTATCCCTACCGAAGTAGAAATCCCTTGtctgagaatcatacaagaagtcGCGCTCAGCGACGCAGAATGGGTATAG